CTACTCAACTGAGTTTACTTATTATGAATGGCTTTGACACAATcaaattatatgtataaaataaaacctacatACAACACATTTCTAAAGAATATAGTCATACatatattctctctctatataaaatactatacatatataaaaatgtgcaAGGACTCCTTACCAATTACACCCAAAAACCTCTGGCATGAGAGAAGACCCAAAGAAATTCCAGTAAAATGAactgctaggggcgcctgggtggctcagtgggttgagcctctgccttcccctccagtcatgatctcagggtcctgggatcgagtcccgaatcgggatctctgctgggtggggagcctgcttcccccaccccaccccctgctgcctgcctctctgcctacttgtgatctgtcaaataaatgaataaaatcttaaaaaaaaaaaaaaactgctagagGGATTGTGATATGAGAACTATTGTGTATGAGAACTTTTAAATGTGAAAGGATGGAAGTTGAGAATATTTAACTAAAGGTTATCAGATGATTATCCCTAAGCTGAATAGGACAATTTGTTGCCCAAATAAATTCTGGGCTCGTGGATTCAGGACAGGCACCTGAAAGaactattttatataattatgtttCCTTTAATCCTAGCCATGGTATTACCTACAAATAGAAAACCCTCATCAAGAATAGATCCATATCGGTTACTGGACAGATCTATAAAGGGACATTACAGATCTATACAGATCTATAGATCTATAATGGGACATTATATACATCTTTATGATCTGTATTACTGAAGACTGCCAAAAATCCCATATTCTGTCAGAATGGAGGGTGATCCTTTCCTATCAAGAGCCCATTTTCAGTGGAATGTCTCCTGTGGACACCCTCCCTGTGTCGGCAACAAGCATTAGGGCTCATGTTCCACTGACCAAACCTCATCCACAATCTGGCGAGCACAAAGGGTGGTGATATTATTACCGTGGGTGCTTGGACCTAGGATTCTGGGGTTTCtgaagtatcttttaaaaaagagtgacaGGAGTAGAAAAGTTTCCACAGACATCAATTACCACTGCAACACAGGGCTCCTTTAACTGAAACAAAGTGTGGGCTCTAGAACTGGGATGCTTGGGTCCAAAGCTGGGCCCCACCATATACCAACTTTGTGATCTCAGGCAGCTtcaatgctaaaaataaaataaagcacagtAAGGCCTGGCCCTTAGTAAACtgtatatgttacatatttttaacaaattttcttCTCGACTCCCAAAGATGGCCAATAAGGGCTTTGAGCGTGAGAACTCTGTAATAACTAACCTAGGGGAGAGAACAAGAGGCTACTTCCGTTCAGAGACAGTCGTGTGGACCTGCTCTCCACTGCTGGCCTCACCCCACAACTGACATTTCTCAGTTCAGAGCCTGCTCAATCCCATTCTCTTTCCTCAGTAGCTTTATCTCACCCTGAAAATTCCAGCAACCTCTTCATATACCTGGGGTTTTTGGGGGGGCTGGCTTTCTTCCCTTTGCAGTCCCTGTTATATCCCCTGCAACCCGTTTGTCAGGTTACTCTTCATTCAAAGCCCCCTTCACTTTTTATTGCTTTAAGGAATTTGATTCTCCCCCAACCTCTCCAGCTTTTTGTCTTAAACACTCGGTATCTTGTTCACCTTGAATCAATGAGAAAAGCAGGTCGATCTCACTCTCATCCTTAATATTATTTCTAAGTCACTGCTTTGTGCCTCAACCTGGCTGTTCCGTCACTACTCTTGACTGACATCATTTCTACCTTGGACTTGCTTCCATTTCACATTTTCCCTTTCTATCCTACTGTCTGTTATTGCTGATGGTTTCAAAAATCCACAAAGGTTAGCTGCTTCAGAGGACCCTGATTTCCTAGATCCTGTTCCTGTTAGACCGTATCTACCTTTTATCCGTAAAGACGCACTCTGGGCTTCATCACTTCGTCATTCTCTGTTCGCCACACTCTCCCATTCTGTGTCTGACCTGTCCAGTCCTCCACTTGCCCCCCGGGCCTTCTACTTCCATGTTGCCAATTCGGGGGCAGTTATACTGTTTCCCCCTAATCCTGGATAGTTTGACCCCTTTGATGCCTACCTGGAAATGCCACGCCACCCCACCCCTTCTTGGTGCTACAACGATATTTAAGTACAAGGAACAACCCAAACAAACCCCCCACCTTTATGAGTTATGAACTGCATGCTAGGTAACAGGCATATCCCGATGTTCTGGGTCTCTGTCTATGGCTCCTTTGTATTAGGCAATTAAAGACGTTAGAGGCAAATGGACGAATGCGTCTGCGCTGAGAACATGTTAAGCAGAAGATGTAAGTAAGAGCGCTGTGAACAGAAAGCCAAGTTAAAATAAGaatcatgggggtgcctgggtggctcagtgggttaagcctctgccttctgctcaggtcatgatctcagggtcctgggattcagccccacatcagggtctctgtttagtggggaacctgcttcccccccacaccgcctgcctctctgcctacttttgatctctgtaaaataaataaaatcttttaaaaataaaaaaataaaaaagaaccatgTTCCCATGAGCAGTGGGCTTCGAAAGGCTCAAAGGGACTCCTAGGAGTGACGTCAGTTTGGCCACCATGTCTGAATTCCGATCCGGTGACGAGACATGCTCATACAGGTTCTCGTCACTAAGCACCGAGGAGCGTGCGGGCGTGAGAGATGCGAGGCCGGCCGAGCTGGGAAGGGGAACACACACAGCTCGGAGTTCTCAGGCTCACTCGGGGCAACAAACTGTGTCCTGGATGTAAAGAAGCGTTAGTTCCCAACCCCAGCTGCCTCAGTGTCTCATGTGCGCAGCTCCCAGGCTGGTCTTAGGGAAAAAACACCTAAATAAGAAGCCCTCAACTTGTGACTGAGTTTTCAAATGTTCACGGGCTTTGCTCTGTTGTGAACTCAGAATGTTCTCCCATGGTCACGTAAATTCCAATCCCAAACCAAATCTGACACGTGTCATAATATGCCCATTATGGTACTAACACGATTGTTATTTTTATGGGAAAACGTGCTCACACTTACAGCTCAGAAGGGACATCACAAGTATTTCTCCAGGGACTCTTCTGGTTCCAAACCAGTGATAATACTCTTGTGTTCTGGACAGGGCGACAGACGGAGAGGCCAGAGACGGGGGCCGTGGGGAAAGGCGGCAGAGTGCATTACAGGAGCCGGGAGGAGATGGGATGGAGGCTCGGGGCTAGGTACAGCAGCAGTTAGGAGTGGTTAAAGGAGGGTAATTATCcgtttctcccctcccccttgcctCACCGCTTCAGACCACTCAGCGGCTAGCGGTGAGGGGTGAGAGGACCCTGGAGTTGTGTAGGGCGAGGTGGGCGGGGTGAGAGGTTGATCTCAGAAGCTGCAGAGTCGGCCATGCCAAGGTAGCAAGGGAAGGAAATCAAAGGACAGCTCAGTGAAGGTCAAAAATCCTCTGTAAAGAAGACAAACAGACCAGGAGCCACGTGCACCTCTCTGTGGCTGCCGGCTACCCCCAGTAAGGGCCACAGGCCGTTGTCCGGGACGGAACTGCTCACCCAGCAGAACAGGAGCAAAGCCAAACAGTCATCGGCTCATCTGTTCTCAGGAGTCCCAAGAGACAGTCACTAACTTTGGCTCTTTGATATGCTCCAGAAGGTATGCAAACCAAGAAACTGTAAACCAGTTCTGCAGAGCAGTTGTTGGGGAACTGAGAACATGAGAACTACGTAACTGCGGGAAAGAGAGGTTAGAGGCAAAGAGAACCCTAGCGCCCTCCCTAACTAACCGCGAAGCCTTGTGCTCAGACGACCCCAGGAGCCTTCGAATGTAGGTCAGTCTCCTATTTCGACACCCTTAAATTTGAAGAGGTGGAAAGGCCAGCCTGAAGCCCTTACGGCGGGATGGTGGTCAGGTCCCCTGCGCTCTCTATGGTCCTGCTGGCACCTGTCCACTGTCGGGCTTCCCTTATGCTCTGAACCAGCAGCGGTGCCTGCTTACGGGCAAGTGTTCCCATGTCCACGCTCCACAGACAACCATGAAGGCAGCTGGGATTCAATGCAGTGAGGCAGAAGGTCTGTGAGTGGGACTCGGGCGTTCTCCTCAGTGAAGTGAGGGATCCCTAGAGCAATGGACAGGACTTGAGGTCAGAGACCTGCACTTCAGTGGCTGGGCTTTCCCTTGTGACACTGTAGCTACATCACCGTCTCTGCACGCAAGAGTGTCCTCACCTTTCCAATGACCAATAATTTTAGAGATACTTTAGGAATGAAGTCAAAGAGGCATTCTTGCCCTCCCAGTCTGTCCCCAAGTTCCGTTGCCAACGTACCGCCAACAACTGCCCAACTGAACAGACCCCGTACCTCAGGTCGACTCGCGTGCTTCCAAATCACGAGCGCTCTTGCCTCTGCCTATATTTCCTTCACTCTAAATGCTTTCCATTTTGCCCTCCAATTCTGCCCATCCAATCCTTAGCGTCAGTAAGATCTTTCCTGACCCCCCGAGGCACCGGCGGTCCGTCCTCTCGGATGGacagcacttactgtgtgccacgAGCCACTTCCAAGACACAGGACCTGTGTCATTTCTCCTGTCCTGCTGCGGTCTCACCTAACCTCACATGCAGATCTTAGCTATCCCCAACTAAACCGTCAGCTTCGGAGAAGAGGAATGTGGTGTTCTGCTTCTTGATCTCCACAGCACCTGACAGAATGGGCGGCACACAGGGACTCCGTTATCAATATCTGAGGCTTCCTTATAGCAACAGTGACTGGCATTTTGCCCTAAACGATTTCAAAGCCTGCACTCTGGGACACAGCCGCCCTGCAGTCATCATACAGGAACAGGTTTTTCTCCTCTGTGGGTAGTCTGATGTTGAGTAAGAGCTGAGGTCTGCCTGAACGACTCCCCACACTCTTTACCTGTACAAGGACCACCTCTAGCATGGGTTCTCTGGTGTTTACTAAGATCTGACCTCTGTCTGAAGGCTTTGCCACATTCATCACATTGGTAGGGTTTCTCCCCAGTGTGGATTCTCTGGTGCTGGATGAGGCTGGTGATTCCTCGGAAGGCGTTCCCACACTCGTCGCACTTGTAGGGCCTCTCCCCAGTGTGGATTCTCTGATGTTCCGTGAGGACGGATCTTTGCGTGAAAGCCTTCCCACACTCATCACATTTATAAGGTCTCTCCCCAGTGTGAATTCGCTGATGTTCTACAAGACTCGTCCTCTGAATAAAGGCTTTTCCACACACATCACACTTGTAAGGTTTTTCCCCAGTGTGGATCCTCTGGTGCTGAACAAGGCCGCTCTGGctgaaggatttcccacattccttacacgGATGGCACTTTTCCTTGTGGTGGATCTCCTGGTGGGAAACCAGGGAGGAGTTATACACAAAGGCTTTTCCACACTCGCTGCACTCATAGGGCTTCGCCCCAGTGTGAACTCCTTGATGCTGAGTAAGAATCGAACGCCGACTGAAACTCTTACTGCACTGAGTACAATGGTACGGTTTGTCTCTCGTGTGGATCTTGAGATGGTGAAAGAGGCCGGCTTTCTGGCTGAAGGCTTTGCCGCACTCATTACAGTGGTAGtgcttctctcctgtgtgaaGTCTCTGATGCTGGTTAAGAGCTGACCACCGGCCAAAGGCTTTGTCACACTCAGTACACTTGTACGGCTTCTCTCCAGTGTGGATTATTTTGTGCCGGATAAGCACAGTTCTCCCACGGAACGTTTTTCCACATTCCTCGCACTTGTAAGGCCTGTCTCCAGTATGGACCCTCTGATGTTCTACGAGGCGCGAGTGCtgactgaaggctttcccacactccTCGCACTCATGAGATTTTCCTTCCGGACAGAGCCTCTGCTGTTCATCCAGACGGACTCTGTTTCCTTCACCGGTAGGTTGTTCACCATCCCTGGAGTGTCCAGAAGACTCTTCTGGTTTTGCCTCAGGATCGTCAGCttctctgcactgagcaggcCAGAACACTTCACGTTTAAATGCAGACATGTTCTCATGTGGTTCCATTTCTTCAGAAATTTCTTGCTTTAAATTCCCGTACTCATTCCCAATCTCAACACCTGAAACTGCAATGGATCACCGAGTCAACGAGTTTCCAACATAAGATTCGTCGGTGAAAAACACCAAGAACCTAGAGTTTCTGCAGGACTATGAAATGGCCTAAGAACACAGGACAGACAAAATATGTAAAACTCCAAAAATTGTTATGGAAAAGACCAGTAACCCAATAGAAACTGGACAAAGGAAAAACTGTCTCCAGAAAAATTAATACAGTAGTTCTTAAATGTAAGATGCTCCACCTCAAAATAAGGGAAAAGCAAATTCAAACAATACAGAGACACACTTTTCACCCATCATCCTGCCATGTTCATGAATGTCCCACGTTGCCAGTGGGTGTAAACTGACCCAGGCCTGACAGAGGCAATCTGACAGCATCCATCACAATGACAGATGTACTTAACCTTTGGCTTAGTAATTCCACAAACAGGAATTTATCCTGCAGTTCACCACACACCATCTGTTAGAATAAAACACTGGGAACAACTTAGGGGGGTAGGTAAGTTAACTGTGTGGTTCATGCATACATTTTATTACTAAGTTGctgttaagaaataaaaaatgcaagctttttttttttaaaaaaagattttatttatttatttaagagagagacaatgagagagaacatgagcgaggagaaagtcagagggagaggcagactcctcatggagctgggagcctgatatgggactcgatcccaggactccaggatcatgacctgagccgaaggcagtcgtccaaccaactgagccacccaggcgcccccaaaaatgcAAGCTTTTACAATCTTAgtgataaagagaagaaaaggtatttgtttgaatatgaaaacatatatatcTCTAGGGAAGGACACACAAGAACTTAAAACACTGATACCCTATTTCAGGGCTGGAAGACCAGACGGCCGAGGAAACGAAGTGGAATGAAAACTTTcactaaataatttaaaaatttttgtctttgaaCTAGATGAACTTTTACctactttaaaaaactaaatggaaaagaatataggggtgcctgggtggctcagtcattaagcatctgcctttggctcaagtcatgatctcaaggtcatgggatggagccccaaatcgggctctgctccatgggaagctgcttctccctctcccactccccctgcttgtgttctctctctcgctgtgtctctctctctctctctctctctgacaaataaataaataaataaaacctttaaaaaagaaaaaaaaggaaaagaataaatataaatgaagtaGAGACAAGGAAGTTATggagtctttcatccattcaccAACTTTTAATATTCTGCCACATCTGCTTTATTGTTCCTCTCTTTGTAAGCGTACACAAATAGACACTTTTTCCTGAACCATCTGAAAAATGCGGTCACCATGGGGCAGAGGCTGGTTTATGAAGGAGGAGGGAAACAGCCAAAGTGAAGACAGTAGAACCGTCTGACAGGATAAAGGCTAGAAAGAGCAAGACTAGTACCATGGAAAACAACTACCAGAAAGACTAAATTAAGTGATCGCAAATAAAACAGTGCgagaattctaaaaatatttaaatataaagagaagagaagacCTGAAGAGCGAGAAACTGAAGTGGCTGAGAGTGTGCACCCGTGACCGAGACTCCGTGACCCTGACCATCAGGAACAGTGCGGAGTACTAGGGCGGCCTGCTGGCCCGTGCTGGCCCGTCCTCCGCTTCCCCCCAGACGGCTCTGTCTGCCTTACCTGGCTCCTCCAGCGGGGCTTCAGGTTCTGGAGACTCACACTTGAGCTCTGCCAtcaggggtgggagggacacgCCGGGCTCCTGTTCTGTTGCCAGCCGGGCCGTCTCCTCCAAGGGCTGGCCTTGTTCCTCGGTGTGGACTGGGACCTGCGGCAAGAGAAACAGCTCACACAGTCTGTGAACAGCAAATCAGAGTACACGATCCACGGCGGGGACGTCCAGCTCTCTGACACCTCAACTTTCTCCCAGACACCAGCCTGCCGTAACCCTCCCCACGGCGCCTCCTCTGGGAAACCTTCCCTGCTCCTGTTCTTCACAGCTAAACGCGGCTGGTTGAGGAACTGTTTATGCCTggagaaaggcagaaggaaacgAAGGAGTGACAGagggtggaggagaaggagaaatctCTTCCCCGTAGGCTCCGGAAGCTGTTCCCTACAGCCAACCTTCCCCAGGCCCCACTCCACCTCCTTCCAGGACAGGACCTTATTTTctccttgcccaaggtcatggtcACATGAGAGGCCACCCACCATTCATTTCATCACTCCCCGTACCCCCCACTTAAAGGTAGGAAGCCTTTTTCTCTTCAAGGTGCGTAGGTCTCCACTCTTGCCTTCAACCCCATCCCTTACTGCACCCGACCCCTGCTCTGGCAACCAACTCATTTATTTAGCAGTTTAAGCCATCCTGTAGTTTCTGTGCCTGCAGGGAATCATTCCCCTTGTATTGGAAAATACCACGTTTCCCCAGCAGGGTGTGAAATGCTGGGATCTGGGACCACTCTTGTTCCTAAGTCTGTGTCTTAGTGCAGGAGAACTCCGGGAGCGGGGGCTGGTTACCTGGACTACATGGCACCAGGTACACAAAGCACATTGCAGGGGGCATTGCCACAGTAGGCCCTCGAACTGCTCCCCAATCCTCCACAGTGGCTACACTCTGTAAATAAGAAATCACCCCACACTGCCTCTATTCTGACAGTTTCATTGTGCAACCTCTGCCCCCAGAATAAGAGCCAAAATCAGAAGGATGCTGAGATGGACAGAAAAAGATGTTTCAACTTCAAATGTGGAGGGAGAAAAAAGCCAGTACAGTGGTCTGTGTCTTCCATCTGTGGATCTCTGGCAAGGCTCAGAAATCGAGTTTAAATTCTGTTAGCTGCCCCCAGCATGCTTCGAGGGAAGGGGTTGGCTTGCAAAACAAACTCAacatgtttcattttgttctgttttttaatcaGGGGAAAGCACAAACTCAACCCGTTTAAAACCACATTACTTCTGCCTGCACTCAAGAATCCCTTCTTTCTTTGGGTTCTCTTCCTGTCTCCTTGGCCACTCCTCCATTTCCACTGCCCTAATGACCTCCTTTCATCTCAAAGCCTTAAATATCATCCATAACCTGACAAGTTCCAGTTTTGCATCTCTAGCACGGATCCCTCCATCGAATCCCAGCTTGTTATACTCAGTTGCTTGCTCAACTTTTCCAGGTGGATTCTAATAGGAATCTCAAAATCGACACACATCCAAAAACCTAGTAACCCTCAATCCCTGTCCTGACCCAAAACCTTCCTCGCTCCCAGCCTTTACCATCTTTGTGAATGATGAATCTATGAGTCATAAAGTTCAGAACAAAAACCTTAGCTGAACCCTGAACTTTCATATCCCACATCctacagaaaaacaaatcatgTCAAGTGCCACCTCCGGAACAGGCAGGATCCAACCGCATCTCACCACTTCCACAGCTACTGCCCTAGTCCAAGCCACCAGCACCTGTTTCCTGGAACCTGTTTcctgtctccctgcttctgcATTTGACCTCTTGGCCTTCCGTACCGCCCCCCCACCAGGCACCATGTACAACTCTTCCAACAGAGTGGCTGGAGTGATTATTTTTTACAATTTAGGTCAGGTTAAACCTCTCTTCTGTTCAACTCTCCGGTGACTCAGCACCCCGTTTATTGTCTGCCTCCTTATTAGACTAGACTCCAGCTGGGAGACAACAGCAGCTTCTGTGCTTTGTTCATGGCTATGTTTCCAGCGCCCAGAATGGTGCCTGGTACAGAAACCCATATTAGTAAATGTCTCCCGAACAAATGAGCTTTCCCCAATCCACCTTCCCCTACCCCCCTTGAACTCTGTTAGGAGCCCCTGGATCCCGCCAGTCTCTCAAGCTGGAAGTCCCCAGTGCTCAGCCTGGAAGAGATGGCTCCCTGCAGAGTTTTCCCTTCATCCTTCCTTTTTCATCCACGCATCTGTCATCATTCCCAACGGATACTTACCTGAGACATGCTTCACCCTTTGCAGTCTCACCGTCACAACTCTCTTTGAAACTCGTGTCTTCCTGCCACACGTTCCTCCCCTCCAGTGCTTCATGCCCCCAGTGCTGGGCTACCCTTCTTGTTTTTCCATCTTATAGCCTTCCTACCAAAACTTCCCAGCCTTGCCTCTACTGAGGCAAgggtcagataattctttgttgtatgATGCTGTCCTATACGGGTAATGTCCCTGGCCCATCAGCCACTAGATGTTGGTAGCACCTCGCCCCAtctgacaaccaaaaatgtcccaAGACATTGCCCGATGCCTCTAGGGCACAAAACTGCCACTGGTTGAGAACCAGTATCAGtattgaaacaaaacagaacagaacaagatCCTACATACTTTGGTTACATCCTCGGGTTAGAGAAGCTCATTTAGACTCAAAGAGAAAACGTTAGAAGCTTGTGTCCtacagaataaaatctaaattccaGGGGTGGTATTCAAGGTCCTGGACTCTGTTTTCAATCCCTATTCACAACTCACCTGTCCAACCCACCCTGTGCTTTCTACTACTCCCAGTAACTCCCACCCCTGCCCGGCCCCTCCCTCCTAACCTTCCACTCTGCTCATACCTCCCACTCCTCCAAGGTGGTGGCTTTGATTTCTCCTTCGTTTAATCCTTTAATGGAGAAAGGGCAGTGGACACACGGTTGTGCAAGAGAGTGATGTCCCTTTGAAGACACTGCTGCCCACTCCCTTACCATGACCTAACATTTCCTCTTAGAATCTTCTAATGTTTTTGAGCAGCATTTCATCAAACAGAACTCTGTAGGCCTAGTATAGAAGTACATGATCCGTCCCCAAAGAAGCTACAAATAAGTTAGGACTACATTAACCAAGTTTCCATGAGGCTAAGGCCTGATACACCCATGTGTCAAGAACACACGGGCCTAGAAATCCATAATTCATTTTTTCTCAATCACAAAACAGATCTCTTTTTCTCACCTGTTCTCCTGGCTCGTCCAGCTCCCTCTCCAGGTCCTCCAGCGCGGCCACCGCCTGCTCCCCGCTCTCCGGCTGCTGCTCCCGCACCCAGGCCTGCAGCTCCTCGGGCAGGATGGTCAGGAACTGCTCCAGTACCAGCAGCTCCACGATCTGCTCCTTGCTGTGCGTCTCGGGCCGCAGCCACTGGCGGCAGAGCTCCCGCAGCCGGCTCAGCGCCTCGCGGGGCCCAGAGGTCTCCTGGTAGCAGAACTG
This genomic interval from Neovison vison isolate M4711 chromosome 1, ASM_NN_V1, whole genome shotgun sequence contains the following:
- the ZSCAN12 gene encoding zinc finger and SCAN domain-containing protein 12 isoform X1, whose translation is MMASTRALQAHEDQDDPLEVKIEEEEKDTPRQHQIVQKNSTHSREVFRQYFRQFCYQETSGPREALSRLRELCRQWLRPETHSKEQIVELLVLEQFLTILPEELQAWVREQQPESGEQAVAALEDLERELDEPGEQVPVHTEEQGQPLEETARLATEQEPGVSLPPLMAELKCESPEPEAPLEEPVSGVEIGNEYGNLKQEISEEMEPHENMSAFKREVFWPAQCREADDPEAKPEESSGHSRDGEQPTGEGNRVRLDEQQRLCPEGKSHECEECGKAFSQHSRLVEHQRVHTGDRPYKCEECGKTFRGRTVLIRHKIIHTGEKPYKCTECDKAFGRWSALNQHQRLHTGEKHYHCNECGKAFSQKAGLFHHLKIHTRDKPYHCTQCSKSFSRRSILTQHQGVHTGAKPYECSECGKAFVYNSSLVSHQEIHHKEKCHPCKECGKSFSQSGLVQHQRIHTGEKPYKCDVCGKAFIQRTSLVEHQRIHTGERPYKCDECGKAFTQRSVLTEHQRIHTGERPYKCDECGNAFRGITSLIQHQRIHTGEKPYQCDECGKAFRQRSDLSKHQRTHARGGPCTGKECGESFRQTSALTQHQTTHRGEKPVPV
- the ZSCAN12 gene encoding zinc finger and SCAN domain-containing protein 12 isoform X2; this translates as MMASTRALQAHEDQDDPLEVKIEEEEKDTPRQHQIVQKNSTHSREVFRQYFRQFCYQETSGPREALSRLRELCRQWLRPETHSKEQIVELLVLEQFLTILPEELQAWVREQQPESGEQAVAALEDLERELDEPGEQVPVHTEEQGQPLEETARLATEQEPGVSLPPLMAELKCESPEPEAPLEEPVSGVEIGNEYGNLKQEISEEMEPHENMSAFKREVFWPAQCREADDPEAKPEESSGHSRDGEQPTGEGNRVRLDEQQRLCPEGKSHECEECGKAFSQHSRLVEHQRVHTGDRPYKCEECGKTFRGRTVLIRHKIIHTGEKPYKCTECDKAFGRWSALNQHQRLHTGEKHYHCNECGKAFSQKAGLFHHLKIHTRDKPYHCTQCSKSFSRRSILTQHQGVHTGAKPYECSECGKAFVYNSSLVSHQEIHHKEKCHPCKECGKSFSQSGLVQHQRIHTGEKPYKCDVCGKAFIQRTSLVEHQRIHTGERPYKCDECGKAFTQRSVLTEHQRIHTGERPYKCDECGNAFRGITSLIQHQRIHTGEKPYQCDECGKAFRQRKKTSYKEILLKNRCGPQAGVNLLLSALIPEWRSSCGKVPGGD